tctgattttttaaataaataattttttgatttttattcattatatatattacttatagtAGATAGTATCttgatgtatttataatatatataaatagtattaaaaattttttataaataaatttaaaattaaagttaattatatatataaaaaagaagaaatcaaaataCAACATATTTCAAGCTTATTAAAATCAAGAACTAATCAATTAAttgacattatatttatatatattttatatatattttaatcaaatttttttattcttaccaCTTCCTGATAATGTTTCTAATGCATTATTAAAGCCATTTACATTTGAAGGTGTAGGTATTGTAGGACTGCTTTTTCCAGGTAGAGGTGGTGGTGGAAAATTTTGCTATAATATACAATGTGAATTAATACATCAAGTagtttataactattataactattataaatatatatataatatatataaatatacataattaccACTGATGGTGGTCTTTGTTGATCCCCCAAAGATATATTTgacatttgattaattatattattttgacttGTTGTAGGTGGCATTATATGTGGATTGTTTGCAGATAATTCAAATTGAGTATttcctaaataaaaaatatactattataaatatgagaatattttttaaaacaagaaCGAAAATCATATTACCTTGTGtttgtatattattcatataatatggTGTTTGAGACTGATGTAAATTAGAAAGGGGAGATCCTTGCATTGATTTTTGAGAAGTATATACTTGAGAATTTATTGGAGGcccttttaataaatttggtggaatattagaatttactTCTCCATAAGGAGATGAAGTTGGTGGAACAGGAAAGTAACtaggttgttgttgttgttgttgttgtgattgttgttgctgttgtgaCTGTTGCTGTATATATTGTGGATTCATTtttatcctaaaaaaaaaacaatacattattttaatttttttttatataattttaattaaattaaatttttatagataaatatatacaaaataaatttatatttatttcaataaaaatatatagttttaaaactaaattaaataattctaatattaaattttttaatttcattaaaaaaaacacacccacaaattatatttattaaaaataacaagtatatttattgagaaacataattttaatccatAAACTGAAGTTGCgcacaaatataaatcatatattcgatagtgtaattataaatttatgtaaattagaaatagaagTTTAAAATATGCTACATATTGACAGACGTAAGATAACCTATACATATTAAGAATATGATTATTGTACACAATATTAATCCTTAATTTTACGTGAATTTTATGCTTTAattgcttaaaaatttttgttttatataataaattattaataaatattagtttaaaatagtaaaataaaataagccATTTTGCACACAGTAATACTTCTAAACGAGGTACTCGATGAGTAATTTGCAAAATgcttatgaaatttaaactaCTTACGTTGTGTCATTAAACGCATTTGAACCAtaacaaaagttaatatttccACAAATGTTTACactaaatgaagaaaatgtaTTTCGCTGCAATAGTGACTGCTGCCGATGCCACGTAAGGTGGCATTGCGCATGCGCTTAATGCACGCTGACGAGACAcgtcataataaaaaattagagcaTTGTAAAAGGTAAATTTaagtagaaatataaatctattttattttagcatgtaattttattattgtaataaaattattaaaagtgaaCAAAATGTaaacaatcaataattaataaattatttatatttattttacataaaatattattttttgtaattttattgctgATCAGTTGGTATTTATAagcacaatatttaaaaaaaattacaagatcatttataaataaaatgataaattcgaatatttgataAGTAAATTCAAGGAATATCCTTATTTGATTCTGCATAACTATACtgcaacattaaaatatacaataaatatttatataaatatatatacaaataaatatacatgcaacaaatatatacacaaataatatttttaaattaccttTAGAGTTAAATTGCGATATGAATGAATTAAgtaaataactttaattaaattactgaTACCCCATATAAAACTAAGTATTACATCAACCGTATAAAGTCGATcgttaatatgtatatatataatacacatatctaaacaaatatatgcaatatatattattgataaaacattaaatctaAAGTTATATGATTCATTTAAAAGTGATATCGTTTTGCATAATTCGAAttgtatatactttattaagTTGTATCTGGAagctaaatattaatataaataatttatcttaagataaaattatttataaagatttattaaaaacttagatttattaagatttaaaaacatactattatttatattagatatttcggAGATagaaatgaaagtttttccttttgtaataatatttagcaTTGTGTTTATCtgtataaatctaattttaattttattcataaaaatggcaaaagtacatattataataacattaacaaAATCAGGTATTCGATCAAATATCCacattaagatatataaaaaatttgcattgttGTCTAATAGTCCATAATAATCCAATAAATTACATgttattactataaatatcacactaataattttaacaatatcatttttcatacatAATGTATGATCAATCtctatatttaagaattttaagtttttatcaatgttatttatatattcgaatgctcttcttatttttaaactctGATGCatacttgaaattattatcaaagaaaataaaaataagtttaggacaaatcgaaattttctaaGTATAAACGT
This DNA window, taken from Apis mellifera strain DH4 linkage group LG12, Amel_HAv3.1, whole genome shotgun sequence, encodes the following:
- the LOC113219163 gene encoding uncharacterized protein LOC113219163: MKLFHPSNIYEESWLLLGIIKLLGLYPIKFSKTSCTNYIYIFILIVSYASLHFYLQFYYMVDIMQKLFLINNTFILRKFRFVLNLFLFSLIIISSMHQSLKIRRAFEYINNIDKNLKFLNIEIDHTLCMKNDIVKIISVIFIVITCNLLDYYGLLDNNANFLYILMWIFDRIPDFVNVIIICTFAIFMNKIKIRFIQINTMLNIITKGKTFISISEISNINNNTT